One Candidatus Aminicenantes bacterium genomic region harbors:
- a CDS encoding DHHW family protein has product MMKTLPKSTCLSRRNLNLWFNFKKNSGLPLLFLILISLPLLDGFFKISQAAPSNEKRKLADKPHFSILDPFGYLKYFESYFNDNFGFRDQLVYFHNMIQVMVLRTSPLDRVVIGRDGWLFLGRETEFRDEINYFRSVKLFSKAELMRWRTVLQRRRQWFQHRGIFYIFIVIPNKSTIYPEYLPRTIRKANQQSRLDQLLAALRRDPDFPVLDFREIFSREKNNSLLFYRTDTHWTELGAYFAYREIMKKLAAAFPGVRAASLDQFTVESGGYFNGDLALELCLQNSKFKEQDIVLRAKTPAPFATSSAESEPGRFIRKTISECPSGVLPTALIVHDSFMFQLKPFFQPHFQRIVYIWDWNWRFLLEEIESEKPKIVIDEMVERFLSDRMPANPPGMTDSDKD; this is encoded by the coding sequence ATGATGAAAACGCTGCCAAAAAGCACATGCTTGAGCCGCCGCAATCTCAACCTGTGGTTCAATTTCAAAAAAAATTCCGGCCTGCCACTTCTCTTCCTGATCCTCATCAGCTTGCCGCTGCTTGATGGGTTTTTCAAGATCAGTCAGGCCGCCCCATCGAATGAAAAAAGAAAACTGGCTGACAAACCGCATTTTTCCATCCTCGATCCGTTTGGCTATTTAAAATATTTTGAATCCTATTTCAACGACAATTTCGGCTTCCGCGACCAGCTGGTCTACTTCCATAACATGATCCAAGTGATGGTTCTCAGGACCTCACCCCTGGACAGAGTCGTCATCGGCAGGGACGGCTGGCTTTTTCTGGGTAGAGAAACCGAGTTCCGCGATGAAATCAATTATTTCCGCTCCGTCAAACTCTTTTCCAAGGCGGAACTGATGCGCTGGCGGACCGTACTGCAGCGAAGACGGCAGTGGTTCCAGCACCGCGGCATATTTTACATTTTCATAGTCATCCCCAACAAAAGCACGATTTACCCTGAATATTTACCGCGCACCATCCGCAAGGCCAACCAGCAGAGCCGCCTTGACCAGCTGCTTGCCGCATTGCGCCGGGATCCCGATTTCCCAGTACTCGATTTCAGGGAAATCTTTTCTAGGGAAAAAAACAATTCGCTCCTGTTCTACCGCACCGACACCCACTGGACCGAATTGGGCGCTTATTTCGCCTATAGGGAAATCATGAAAAAACTGGCGGCGGCTTTCCCGGGTGTGCGTGCCGCTTCCCTGGACCAGTTCACCGTGGAAAGCGGCGGTTATTTCAACGGCGATCTGGCGCTGGAACTTTGCTTGCAGAACAGCAAATTCAAGGAACAGGACATCGTGCTGCGCGCAAAGACACCGGCCCCGTTCGCAACCAGCAGCGCCGAAAGCGAACCTGGCCGCTTTATCAGAAAAACCATCAGCGAATGCCCCAGCGGCGTCCTGCCCACAGCGCTAATCGTGCACGATTCATTCATGTTCCAATTGAAACCGTTTTTTCAGCCGCATTTCCAGCGCATCGTCTATATCTGGGATTGGAATTGGCGCTTTCTTTTAGAAGAAATCGAAAGTGAAAAACCTAAAATCGTCATCGATGAAATGGTCGAACGCTTCCTCAGCGATCGGATGCCGGCGAATCCTCCGGGAATGACCGATTCCGATAAGGATTGA